The DNA segment CTAAGTTTGATGGGACAAACTGGACTGTGTATAGAACATCAAATTCAGGCCTACCTGATAATTGGGTTACTGCAATAGCGATTGATGCATCGGGTAATAAATGGATTGGAATATTTGATAGAGGATTAGCGGTCTATGGTCCTGGGGTAGGAGTAGAGGAAGGAAGCAATTACAACGCGAGGAACGGAATAATGAAGGTATATTCCAATCCACTTACAGGCATAACCAGAATAATCTATGATGTTCCAGAGGAT comes from the bacterium genome and includes:
- a CDS encoding T9SS type A sorting domain-containing protein, producing the protein KFDGTNWTVYRTSNSGLPDNWVTAIAIDASGNKWIGIFDRGLAVYGPGVGVEEGSNYNARNGIMKVYSNPLTGITRIIYDVPEDADVNIAIYNPLGQKVATLVDGNKRAGSYTITWDGSKLSAGIYFIRFNSGRFKETKKIFLIK